In the Micromonospora narathiwatensis genome, one interval contains:
- a CDS encoding restriction system modified-DNA reader domain-containing protein, whose amino-acid sequence MPTIRIDDEVYELLQRKAQPFVDTPNSVLRRELGLTDEPVQARPERRTNAPGELAPLLKAGLLKVGEELVWKRRQSMHRAVVTADGWLELEDGRPFETPSGAARALSGYEVNGWRNWGRARDGVRLSSLRDQL is encoded by the coding sequence ATGCCAACGATTCGGATCGATGATGAAGTCTACGAGCTGCTCCAGCGGAAAGCGCAGCCGTTCGTGGACACCCCGAACAGCGTGCTGCGACGGGAGCTGGGGTTGACTGATGAACCGGTGCAGGCCAGGCCGGAGCGTCGTACCAACGCGCCCGGCGAACTTGCACCCCTGCTGAAGGCGGGCCTGCTGAAGGTAGGCGAGGAACTGGTGTGGAAACGCCGCCAGTCCATGCACCGGGCCGTTGTGACAGCCGACGGCTGGCTCGAACTGGAGGACGGCCGGCCATTCGAGACGCCGTCAGGTGCCGCCCGAGCGCTCTCAGGGTATGAGGTGAATGGCTGGCGCAACTGGGGGCGAGCTCGCGACGGGGTGCGGCTCTCGTCGCT
- a CDS encoding IS5 family transposase, with amino-acid sequence MSARRGYPSDLTDAQWALIEPLLPEPNTDGRREKHPRREIVNAILYVVRSGCPWRYLPADLPPWQTVYWYFTRWEEAGVTEKLLATLRIKARVQQGRDLQPSAGIIDSQSVKGADTVGRDSRGYDAGKKVNRKRFIVTDTLGLLVSVTVLAASWQDRDGAKTALLSAYMLTPVRHVFADQGFAGRLVDWARDTLRTTLEIVRKPAGQRGFAVHPRRWVVERTLAWLTVSRRLARDYERHPSVSEALIRWAAIAGMTRRITRGQPARRQARRTFTWT; translated from the coding sequence TTGTCTGCACGCCGTGGCTACCCGTCCGACCTGACCGATGCCCAGTGGGCGCTGATCGAGCCGCTGCTTCCGGAGCCGAACACAGACGGCCGCCGGGAGAAGCATCCGCGGCGGGAGATCGTCAACGCGATCCTGTACGTGGTGCGGTCGGGGTGCCCGTGGCGGTACCTGCCTGCTGACCTGCCGCCCTGGCAGACGGTGTACTGGTACTTCACACGATGGGAAGAAGCCGGCGTCACCGAGAAACTCCTGGCCACGCTGCGGATCAAGGCGCGGGTGCAGCAGGGCCGTGACCTGCAACCGTCGGCGGGGATCATCGACTCCCAGAGCGTGAAGGGCGCCGACACGGTCGGCCGGGACAGCCGGGGCTACGACGCGGGCAAGAAGGTCAACCGCAAGCGGTTCATCGTCACCGACACTCTGGGCCTGCTGGTCAGCGTGACGGTGCTCGCCGCGAGCTGGCAGGACCGCGACGGCGCCAAGACCGCCCTGCTCAGTGCCTACATGCTCACCCCGGTCCGGCACGTCTTCGCCGATCAAGGCTTCGCCGGCCGCTTGGTCGACTGGGCCCGCGACACCCTGCGCACCACGCTGGAGATCGTCCGCAAACCCGCCGGCCAGCGCGGCTTCGCCGTTCACCCACGCCGCTGGGTCGTGGAACGCACCCTGGCCTGGCTCACCGTCTCCCGCCGGCTGGCCCGCGACTACGAACGGCACCCCTCCGTCTCAGAAGCCCTCATCCGCTGGGCCGCCATCGCCGGCATGACCCGCCGCATCACCCGCGGCCAACCCGCACGCCGTCAAGCCCGCCGCACCTTCACCTGGACCTGA
- a CDS encoding GntR family transcriptional regulator, translated as MPTPHYGQPRYRVIADELRERIESGTISPGTLLPTESVLTAEFRASRGTVRQAIAVLRDERLVATEHGRGTYATPRRNESGSDERSDTETRQREVAADPELAALFAVEVGTTLVEQQSATRTNGAVATVVRTYRLLHTKQ; from the coding sequence GTGCCCACCCCGCACTACGGACAGCCCCGCTATCGCGTCATCGCCGACGAACTGAGGGAACGCATCGAGAGCGGCACCATCTCGCCCGGAACCCTTCTACCAACCGAGAGCGTGCTCACCGCCGAGTTCCGGGCAAGCCGCGGCACAGTCCGCCAAGCCATAGCGGTTCTGCGCGACGAGCGCTTGGTCGCCACCGAGCACGGTCGCGGCACCTATGCGACTCCCCGCCGAAACGAGAGCGGATCAGACGAGAGATCCGACACGGAAACACGACAGCGCGAAGTCGCCGCAGACCCGGAGCTTGCGGCCCTTTTCGCTGTCGAGGTGGGTACAACCCTGGTCGAACAACAGAGCGCCACCCGAACGAACGGAGCCGTCGCAACGGTCGTCAGAACCTACCGACTGCTTCACACAAAGCAGTAG
- a CDS encoding Eco57I restriction-modification methylase domain-containing protein: MAPSAPSEDPLPVPPAVEELVERFLGRRAEFESPSYLEARVRVDFLNPFFQALGWDVTNHQNVPECSREVITEARLRVGAQTKAPDYLFQAFGEPAFIVEAKKPSVRLRDDPAPALQLRRYGWNSGQIAVGLLTDFQELSIYDCRVPPAAGDRASVALLEYLTVEDYVKRWDYVEERFSRDAVAAGSIPAFFGRTSTARGWQRVDKAFLSELEEWRVLLAGELAALNPLSSEELNFAVQLTIDRLVFLRVCEDRGLEPYGQLLSDVNEENSYRQLLNRFRRADEKYNSGLFHLRKEHRQDTPDTLTPQLKIGSEILRRFVRRLYWPEGPYDFAVLPPDILGQVYEQFLGKVITLSGRAAVVEDKPEVRKAGGVFYTPTGVVRDIVSAAMKEPLTGASPEKLSKSGFYVCDPSCGSGSFLIEVYQYLLDWHLEYYVKSGPERYTRTRPARLEKTARGEWRLTSSERKRILLAHVYGVDIDPQAVEVTKLALLLKVLEGETERSVDSQLELFHERALPNLDDNIKCGNSLVGTSFHASQALIPSPEIERRINAFDWDLEFPAVANGRGFDVIVGNPPWLMAGYYVADTVPYLKDNFLSATGKFDLYYVFVEQALRLLAKNGRLGFIIPNKFFHTSAAKSLRELLTTSGLHTVKDFGLEKIFERATNYSCVIFVSKKEARSDVTYSRLTANLLETESFNVPRSDLGSRTWSFQDAQGKEVLQKLAIGGAPLEQITERFGAGVQTGSDKLLTFTPEQAAAEGIESELLTPLLRGRDVRGFQILPGAKLALFPYRNAGDEFELMSEEELRNFPNAWAYLSRHKAALGTRVWFNKSAAELSGKWYGLMYVERARFFQTSHLLTPCLSDVANFARGNGDLFATGTAGVAGVAPRPGTVDVRYLLALLNSKALSVFATENSPAFQGGYRKFSSPYLKALPVPLIEGKAARSVRDRMIEQGEEIELALSRMRKATTPHERTVLARKIAGARAAIDIAVFSLFGLNAADRRWVEKKYGAGLERV, translated from the coding sequence ATGGCCCCTTCCGCGCCCTCGGAGGATCCTTTGCCCGTCCCGCCAGCCGTCGAGGAATTGGTTGAGCGATTCCTTGGCCGTCGTGCCGAATTCGAATCACCGAGCTATTTGGAGGCGCGAGTACGGGTCGACTTCCTCAACCCCTTCTTCCAAGCCCTGGGTTGGGACGTCACCAACCATCAGAATGTCCCAGAATGCAGCCGCGAGGTTATCACCGAGGCGCGGCTTAGAGTGGGAGCCCAAACAAAGGCTCCTGACTACCTATTCCAGGCATTCGGGGAACCTGCGTTCATCGTAGAGGCGAAGAAGCCTTCGGTGCGCCTTCGCGATGATCCGGCACCGGCACTGCAGTTAAGGCGCTACGGGTGGAACTCGGGGCAAATCGCTGTTGGTCTACTAACTGACTTTCAGGAACTGTCGATATACGACTGTCGAGTGCCGCCGGCCGCTGGCGACAGAGCTTCGGTCGCCCTGCTGGAGTACCTTACGGTCGAGGACTACGTAAAGCGCTGGGACTATGTTGAGGAGCGTTTCAGCAGGGACGCCGTAGCTGCGGGTTCCATTCCCGCATTCTTTGGGCGGACATCCACAGCCCGCGGCTGGCAGCGGGTTGACAAGGCTTTCCTTTCCGAACTCGAAGAGTGGCGTGTACTCCTAGCTGGCGAGCTCGCCGCCCTCAACCCGCTCTCCTCCGAGGAACTGAATTTTGCGGTCCAACTAACAATCGACCGCCTCGTTTTCCTGCGGGTTTGTGAGGACCGGGGCCTGGAGCCGTACGGCCAACTGCTTTCTGATGTCAACGAAGAAAACAGCTACCGACAGTTGCTCAACAGGTTCAGGCGTGCCGACGAGAAATACAACAGCGGCCTTTTCCATCTCAGGAAAGAGCACCGCCAAGATACCCCTGACACCCTTACACCGCAGCTCAAGATCGGCTCCGAGATTCTCCGACGTTTCGTACGTCGCCTCTACTGGCCAGAAGGCCCCTACGATTTCGCCGTGCTGCCACCCGACATCTTAGGGCAAGTCTACGAACAGTTCCTCGGCAAGGTGATTACCCTTTCGGGCAGAGCCGCAGTAGTCGAAGATAAGCCGGAGGTTCGCAAGGCCGGCGGGGTTTTCTACACTCCGACAGGTGTAGTTCGAGACATCGTAAGCGCTGCGATGAAGGAACCTCTGACAGGTGCCTCACCGGAGAAGCTGTCGAAGTCAGGTTTTTACGTCTGTGACCCGTCGTGCGGATCGGGAAGCTTTCTAATTGAAGTCTACCAATACCTTCTTGACTGGCACCTTGAGTACTATGTGAAAAGTGGCCCGGAGAGGTACACGCGGACTCGACCCGCACGGCTTGAGAAGACAGCACGAGGCGAGTGGCGTCTAACCTCCTCCGAGCGCAAGCGGATCCTTTTGGCCCATGTGTACGGGGTCGATATCGACCCTCAAGCGGTCGAGGTCACCAAACTTGCATTGCTGCTGAAGGTCCTAGAAGGCGAAACTGAGCGCTCAGTCGACTCGCAGCTGGAACTCTTCCACGAACGGGCACTACCGAATCTCGACGACAATATCAAGTGTGGAAACAGCCTGGTAGGGACGTCCTTTCACGCTAGCCAGGCGCTGATTCCATCTCCGGAAATCGAACGTCGCATCAATGCATTCGACTGGGACCTAGAGTTTCCAGCAGTCGCCAACGGGCGAGGCTTCGATGTGATCGTCGGGAACCCGCCATGGCTAATGGCTGGCTACTACGTAGCCGATACCGTTCCGTACCTCAAGGACAACTTCCTGAGCGCCACAGGGAAATTCGACCTCTACTACGTATTCGTCGAGCAAGCCCTACGGCTCCTTGCCAAGAATGGCAGGCTCGGCTTCATAATTCCCAACAAGTTTTTCCATACGTCCGCAGCCAAGAGTCTTCGAGAGCTCCTTACAACATCGGGCCTACACACCGTCAAAGACTTTGGCCTGGAGAAGATCTTCGAGCGTGCCACCAATTACTCCTGCGTCATTTTTGTAAGCAAGAAAGAGGCAAGGTCCGACGTAACGTATTCGCGCCTGACTGCCAATTTACTGGAAACTGAGAGTTTTAACGTTCCGCGAAGTGATCTCGGAAGCCGCACCTGGAGTTTCCAGGATGCACAAGGCAAAGAGGTGCTCCAGAAATTGGCTATAGGCGGCGCTCCCCTCGAACAGATCACCGAGCGCTTTGGTGCTGGTGTTCAAACCGGCTCAGATAAGCTGCTGACCTTTACACCGGAGCAGGCTGCCGCAGAGGGCATTGAGAGCGAGTTGCTCACTCCGCTCCTTCGAGGGAGAGACGTCCGAGGATTCCAAATCCTACCTGGCGCAAAGCTGGCGCTATTTCCGTACCGGAATGCAGGCGACGAATTCGAGTTAATGAGCGAGGAGGAGTTGAGGAACTTCCCCAACGCCTGGGCCTATCTGTCGCGGCACAAGGCGGCTCTCGGGACCCGAGTCTGGTTCAACAAGTCTGCTGCTGAGCTTTCTGGGAAGTGGTACGGCTTGATGTACGTCGAACGAGCTCGGTTCTTTCAAACGTCACATCTCCTGACACCCTGCCTTAGCGACGTCGCAAACTTCGCCAGAGGGAACGGCGACCTATTCGCAACTGGCACGGCAGGCGTCGCTGGCGTAGCTCCCCGGCCGGGAACTGTAGACGTTCGCTATCTGCTGGCGCTGTTGAATTCTAAAGCTCTCTCCGTATTCGCGACTGAAAACTCGCCAGCTTTCCAGGGCGGCTATCGCAAGTTCAGTTCGCCCTACCTGAAGGCACTTCCAGTGCCTCTTATCGAGGGGAAGGCGGCTCGGTCCGTCCGCGATCGCATGATTGAACAAGGAGAGGAAATTGAGCTCGCACTTTCGCGGATGAGGAAAGCCACCACTCCGCATGAAAGGACGGTCTTGGCGCGGAAGATCGCCGGAGCCCGCGCAGCCATTGACATCGCGGTTTTTAGCCTCTTCGGGCTGAACGCCGCCGATAGGCGATGGGTTGAAAAGAAGTACGGGGCCGGCTTAGAGCGTGTTTGA